The Meleagris gallopavo isolate NT-WF06-2002-E0010 breed Aviagen turkey brand Nicholas breeding stock chromosome 10, Turkey_5.1, whole genome shotgun sequence genome contains a region encoding:
- the LOC100547893 gene encoding aspartate--tRNA ligase, mitochondrial, which produces MLRLVRVVLPRLGTERAWLSSSWVPRAPDVNSFAARTNTCGELRAAHIGQKVTLCGWIQYQRQGLFLVLRDFQGLTQIIIPQDEAHSHVRKLLCNAPVESVVRVTGIVSSRPPGQENLKMPTGDIEVKVESAEVLNFCKKLPFEIKDFIKKSEALRMQYRYLDLRSSQLQYNLRLRSQVVMRMREYLCNHHGFVDVETPTLFKRTPGGAKEFLVPSREPGKFYSLPQSPQQFKQLLMIGGLDRYFQVARCYRDEGSRPDRQPEFTQIDIEMSFVDQAGIQRLIEGLLQYSWPEERGPITTPFPSMTYEEALADYGTDKPDTRFGMKIVDISDTLRRVDIGFVQNVLSYPHSTAKAICIPQGVRYLKNKDLESLKEAAKSQFNQEIMDVICRPDGSLKSLLTKFLSEEQQSELIQALNMQVDDVVLLAAGDHERVVGSISGLL; this is translated from the exons ATGCTGCGCTTAGTACGCGTCGTGTTACCTCGGCTGGGTACCGAGCGGGCCTGGCTGAGCAGCAGTTGGGTGCCCCGGGCTCCAG ATGTCAACAGCTTTGCTGCTCGGACCAACACCTGTGGGGAGCTGCGTGCTGCTCATATAGGACAGAAGGTCACGTTGTGTGGATGGATTCAGTACCAGAG ACAAGGCCTGTTCCTGGTTTTGAGGGATTTCCAAGGACTCACCCAGATCATCATTCCACAGGATGAA GCACATTCTCATGTGAGGAAGCTGCTGTGTAATGCCCCAGTGGAATCTGTTGTGCGAGTGACTGGCATCGTGTCTTCTCGGCCCCCAGGGCAGGAGAATCTG aaaatgccAACAGGGGACATTGAAGTCAAGGTGGAGTCTGCAGAGGTTCTCAACTTCTGCAAGAAGCTGCCCTTTGAAATCAAAGATTTCATCAAG aaatcAGAGGCCTTGCGCATGCAGTATCGCTACTTGGACCTGCGCAGCTCCCAGTTACAGTACAACCTGAGGCTGAGATCCCAGGTGGTGATGAGGATGCGAGAGTACTTGTGTAACCACCATG GGTTTGTGGATGTAGAAACACCAACGCTCTTTAAGAGAACCCCAGGG GGGGCAAAAGAATTCCTTGTGCCCTCCAGGGAACCAGGCAAGTTCTACTCTCTGCCTCAGAGTCCTCAGCAGTTCAAGCAGCTCCTGATGATTGGAGGCCTGGACAG ATACTTCCAGGTTGCTCGCTGCTACCGTGATGAAGGCTCGCGGCCTGACAGGCAGCCAGAATTCACTCAG atagATATAGAGATGTCATTTGTAGATCAAGCTGGGATCCAGAGGTTGATAGAGGGCCTCCTGCAATATTCCTGGCCTGAGGAAAGAGGCCCCATTACAActccttttccttccatgaCATATGAGGAGGCACTGGCTGACTATGGGACTGATAAACCAGACACTCGCTTTGGGATGAAG ATAGTGGATATCAGTGACACTTTACGAAGAGTGGACATTGGGTTTGTGCAGAATGTGCTCAGTTACCCTCACAGCACTGCCAAGGCTATTTGTATCCCTCAGGGAGTG agatatcttaaaaataaagatttggaATCCTTAAAGGAGGCTGCAAAATCCCAGTTCAACCAG GAAATCATGGATGTTATCTGCAGGCCCGATGGGAGCTTGAAGTCTTTGCTCACCAAGTTTCTTAGTGAAGAGCAGCAGTCAGAGCTCATCCAAGCACTGAACATGCAGGTGGATGATGTGGTactgctggcagctggagaCCACGAGCGAGTGGTAGGAAGCATTTCTGGGTTACTGTGA